The sequence below is a genomic window from Pelecanus crispus isolate bPelCri1 chromosome 10, bPelCri1.pri, whole genome shotgun sequence.
CTtttggaggagaggagaaagtaGAGAGGTAAAGCTCTACAATATACTCTTTGATTAGGAAGGGGTTTATATCAGATCCTGTAATGGAAACTGACAGCGAAATCTAGGTTTTTGCTCTGattaaaccaagaaaaatacatCCCTATCAAATAGGAGGTAATTACTTATTGGTGCTGAGCATGACTTCTGCACTTTGGCTCGGTTGTCATGTAAGAACTGTGGTGTAGATCTGCATGGTTTCTCCCTTTCGACTTAAGAGGACTCCCTCTTTATTCCTGctgcaattttatttctgtttgcagttgCTACAGGCTAGAGTAAGAAATGTACTTGCCTGTACatccacagaaaaacaaaatgaggaaataccgctgaaacttccttttcttttgccaaaATAAGTCACTGTGAATTGCTAAAATCTGACGTTTTCACGGGCACAGCCTTGAATTGTAGTAATAGAAGCTGTTCTAATGCAGGTTGTACCGAGATGTCCCAGATGTCCACCTGATGAACCGCTCGCTATCATGAAGCCAGACATAGTGTTCTTTGGGGAGAACTTACCTGAGCAGTTCCATCGCGCCATGAAGTACGACAAAAATGAAGTTGATCTCCTTATCGTTATTGGGTCTTCACTGAAAGTAAGACCAGTAGCGTTGATTCCAAGTAAGTGACTACCTGTGGtaaaattttcttccaaaagtttGGATCAAAAGGGAAATTCTCAGTTAAGAGCTCTATGAAATGCTTTTGGCTTGATTCAGTGAAGAAACTAGATTAAGCATCTAGTTTTCCAAGATGAAAACTGATTGCCTACGTaaagctgaaatgcaaaatagaGAACGTAACAAATTCTAAGTGCTTTTTCTACACTCCAGCCAGATCTCAAGGTAGTGAAATGATAATCTGAAAAACTACTCTCCTAAAACTTGACTTTGTTCTGAGGTTCAATTCATTCTCTCCCTGCTTGCAATATGCTTTCAGAGTTACTTGAAAGATTCAGAAAggaattatctttaaaaagataaacGTAGTATCAAAAAATCAGATCAATCAGACACACATCGGGTGTCAGAGTTGTAGCTTATTTCAAAGTCAGTACTGAACACTAAATGATACACAGTGGGCATTATATAGTGTGTCACCATTTGGATCCTTAGCTTTTAAAAGCGATAGGGAAAACCATCTCTGCTAATACACGTTACAGGAAAACGCCCTGCAGGAAGGCTGAGAAAATAACCATGACAGGTGATTATTTGCCTACCGCGTGCAAGACTTACTGGTACTACAGAAACTCTCTTCACGTGTAAGCCTGAGAAGGACGTGGCCTTAGCGTCTGCTGCTAACTGGGAACAGTACCGCACCCGCGGCCTTTGCAGTAACAGCCTCTTCGCTGCCCAAGAGGCAGAGCCCAGGGTCTAGGCTGACGGCAAATGTGTAAGGACTGGAAAGTTAGGATCCGCTACACAAACCGTTGCTCCTTCTGTGTCCTAGAACTGGATTTCATGAGCCGGTTATCTGAGGAATCAGTGCTAGGTTACCAACCTGGTGGGTTTTGGAAGCCTAAATGTCAGAAATGGATTGAGTGACGCTGTACAGTGTAGATTGCACCTGGAAATATTTTGACCTAATTAATGGGATGTCATTTACCAGCAGTATATATTCTTCATGTACACTTGAGGACATAAAATGAATGCATAAAATCAGCACGGTTCTTGTAAGAGATTATAGTACTAATTCTAATAATCTTTTTAACACTTGACCAAACATTGCTGGAGTCAGTATTTCTGTGCAAGTGCTCCTTGGTGATGGAGAACAACAACActtttttactggaaaaaacagGGGAAGAAATCTAGATAGGCTACAGTAGGCACAGGACCTCAAACTGCTATTGTTAAATTTGAGATTTGCTTGTCTTCGTCCTGATCTGTCTGTTCTGGTCTTACTGCAAGTGAAGGTATGAAGAGAATTCCCAGGAATCAAACTTTCTAAGTAGATCTCTGCTGAAAGTGAAACTGAAGTGACTACCTTTAAATTCTCTTCTCTATATATAGGTTCCATTCCCCACGAAGTGCCTCAGATCTTAATTAATAGAGAACCTTTGCCTCATCTACACTTTGACGTGGAGCTTCTTGGAGACTGTGATGTTATTATTAATGAATTATGTCAAAGGCTAGGTAGCGAATATACAAAACTTTGCTACAACTcagtaaaactttcagaaataacagaaaagccTCCACGAACGCACAGGGAGCTTGAAATACACTCAGCCGAGCTACCGCCTACCCCTTTAAACATTTCAGAGGACTCTAGTTCACCAGAAAGGATGACTCCACCAGATACTTCGGTGGTGTCTTCAGAACACCCAGCTGAATGTAAGGTAGAAAACTGTGATCCTGCCTCAGAAACTAAAGGGACCTGCACAGAGGAAAAGCTTCAGGACACACAGACATCGCCAGAAAACCCTGAAAATCCTAGTAGTGAATTAATGAACTCTGAAACAATGAAGGAAAATGGATCTAACAAcggagaaaataaagaaaaaaatgaaatattgaagAAGTGCTGGGTAAACAGATCTGCAAAAGAACAGATAAGCAAAAGGCTGGATGGTAAGTGTTAACTCATTccagtattttgcattttttggcCGAGATGTTTATTCTAGACTTACTTTAAAGCAGTAAGTAAGTAAGATACCCTTGAGGGAGTCAGTGGGTTTTGGTGGTTATTTTTGTTCAGACAAGTGTCTACATAACTCATCACTgtattgtttatttattttggagaaaCCGATAggaaatttttttgtaattcaaaATAGGTTTTATAATCAGTGATTACCTACTCCCTAAAAAAGATCAAAGTTTAGGAGGCTGAAGGTAAGtatcaaaaaataaatccatttctaACGTTATCAAATGCATTGTCAGAAAAATTAGTTTCATCTCAGGTGTTAAGAAGCTGGTCACACTAGGCCATCATTTGGTATGGCAGTAGAACTGAAAGATGAAGTCACGATAGGAGTTGAAAAGCAAATCTTACAGCTGGAGCCAGgcacattttgaaagaaatgtcagACTTTCCAAGGAAGCTTTCCAGTATGCAGGCTCTTAACGAAGTAAAGAGCTATCACACGAGAAAATCGGTGTGGATGAAGAACCAGGTGTTAAATTGCAACTTTCCAAAGCAAAGGCTATTTTTAACCTTTGTCAAATACTCTGTGCAGGGGCCTCCAGTTCTGCTACAAATACTGGAAATCTAGCTGTGAATACATGTACCAATGAAAAAAGCTGCTAAACATTAAATGCTCTTTTGTGTcaaagggaggggggagaaggaaTGCTGAGCTTTCCAGTGAAGCGTTTGTTATGTGCTTCGTAATAAATACACATACGTTGAAATAAATGCGTTCCTAACGTAATCTGATTTGTCAGTGAAATTTCACTGTGGAAAATACATATATGCGGGTGGGTACCTTCTAACCAGAAGTCTGCAAGACCTTATATGAATAATTTATCTTAGCCTTTtattgacttttaaaattctgtttcaggTACTCAGTATCTCTTTTTACCACCAAATCGCTATATTTTCCATGGTGCTGAGGTTTACTCAGATTCTGAAGACGATATCATATCTTCTAGCTCTTGCGGGAGTAGTAGTGAAAGTGGTTCGTGTCGTAGTCAGAGCTTAGATGTGGAGGATGAGAGTGAGATCGAAGAGTTTTACAATGGCATAGAGGATGAGGATGCTcctgaaagggaagaggaaccCGGGTTCGGGGAAGATGGAGTTGAACAAGACGAATCAGCAGCTGATGACTCAGCTTATACAAATGAAGCTGCAGGGACTGATCATCCAAGCAACAAGTTGTAGAGTGATCACTGACTGGTTACAGGAACTTTCCACCAGCATTAGGAGCTTTGGCATGTCAGAATGAACGTTTACGTCTGAATTTAGAGCAACAAAACCATAAGGATGTAGTGTTTATAAACAActaaaacagattttcatgcttagttttttacctttttcaataaaattctATTACTGCGCACTCAACACtaactcatcttttttttttttttttttaaggtaccATGAATATCTAAACAATTGTCACTATCTTCACTTTTAAGTTCATCTGTCTGATCAGGCATCCATgtatataatacatatttttgcttACCGAATTTTAgcttatattatttttaaacagttttgaaaaagcCATTGGAATGTTAAACTAATATAAAGGGAACAGCTAATTTAGACCAAAGAATGGTATTTTCACACCTCTTGCTTCGTAACAGATTGGTTTATTTAAAACCTTCTCATGCTTCTGCTAAACCTTTCACTCTCGCCTAGTCTGTCATTAAACACTGGCATTTTCTAAGACCTACTGTGGCAgctaattttttgcttttacagttACTTTGTATGTTTGAGACATACTTAAATGTGAGTAGATAGTTAAATGGAAACAAGACGGCGAGCACTTGAGAAATCAATCCGATGTTTTTTAGGCTGATCAAGAAGTGCTGTGAAAACGCTTAGGTTACCGAGTTTAATACTTCCTGTGGACACGAAGCGATGTTGACGTTGGCTCCTTAGCAATGATAATCCtggcattttaaacaaaatggaTTCCCCACGGTAAAAGGTTTTTCACGTCGCATACAAAAGTCAAAAATATAGCGCAGCttgcattaaaaatagcttttgatAAATTGCCAAGGCTCTAATGTGGAAGCTAGGCTGAGTTCAGAATAGCATGTGAGAAGGCGCAAAAAAATAAGCTCTTCCTTTATCCTTATTGACGCAACGAAAGCAGGAGAAACGAACTCGAATACCGAGAGCCTCTGCTTGCCCTGCTGAGTGGATAAACCACAGACGAACACCCTGACCTGGCAGCGCGCTGTTCGGAGCTCATGTCTCAGGTGGGGAAAATGATTTTCCACCTGCTAGCTCCACCTTGCatcttaaaagcaaagcagctacTCCAATTATTACATTGTGTATTCAAGTGCTAGGCTGCCTTAAAACTGGATGTTGCAAATTTTCAAGTGCAGATTGTTTCCAAGCCTTTAGAACTATTTTGTAAGATTGCACAGTGCAGTAGTAAGTGAAACGGCATTTTTCTATAAACCACTTTTTCAACATTGGCCCAAATGAACTCTACGATGTAGATTATTCAGATACTttgctttaatatttattacattttggaAGATGTATAGTAGCTGTTCTTTGAACATAAGCTACATcagttaataaatatttaagaacagCCTCCTGTATTCATCAGAAAGTGTCGGCATGTTGTCTCATTGTCCAAATTTAATACAGCTCTTATTTGGCTACACTAAAGAATGCAATATGTTTAGTTTTCACTTGCATGTCACAATGTATTAGTTTGTGCTATAGgagatattttaaattgaaatactttgttttaaattatttttacagtgaggattgttttctgctcttttatATTGTATATAGTGTTTTATGTAATCTACTGGCATATGTTTTGTAGAAGACTGTTTAAAATGACTGGCTATCTTCCTGCAacttttgaaatacaaaaccaGTGTTTTATACTCGTACACTCTGTTCTAAAGTCTATTAAAATTGTCATTTGATTTCTGGTTTCGGTTAATTTCTAGTTAGATCTTAAAGACTTAACCAAAGATGCCCTATAAAAGTCAAGGTATACCCCAGCTAATGTAAGGCACATAGCAAATGGCTTTTTTCCATCTGCCCCCTTGGCgggggggaacaaaaaaagcctgaaCGAAGCTCCTCTGCGCTGTCTTTCGTAAAATGCCCTCCCAAACCACAGTGCAGTGCTGCCCTCCAGAAAACTACTCTTCTCCTTCCAAACCCTACGTTAACTTTCTTAGATGTATGTGCTGAACAAGGATCATTTCTGCTGGCATTCCAGTACCTCGCAGCTCTGCCGCCCTTCCTCTACCCAGCCCAAAGCTTCCTTGACATTTGCcgcttgctgctgccgccccaACCCGGAACAGCCACATCCAGGAGAAGCTTCCTGCGAGGCACCTGCACCACGTGGGAGTTCGGGGCGTGTTTTGGCACCGCACACACGCATACTTCACTTGTGTTTTGTCTTCACGCAGGCAGTGCCGACAGGTGAAGTGAAGCCCACGGTTCCCTTTGGGCGGTGGTCGCACGTGCCCGCCGTGGAGCGCCCTGGGTGGGCCAGGGTCAGGCTTTGGCTCGCCCCGTGGCTCCCCGCTCCTGCGGGCCCTCAAGGGCTGCAGCCCAGTTTAACTGGTTTTCCACCCTATAACACCTCACCACTTTGAAGATTCCACTGTACTTCTGAACCACCATCCcccaaatacaaattaaatttgtattttgtaatgtGCCAAACAACATCAAATTGAGAAGGGCTGTAAGAGTACCAAATTACATTTGTATTAGGCAAAAAAAACTGTTTCTAAAACTCACGCACTTGAGACatgaaataaagtattaaaaatactaagaattttttttcacacagaTAATATGCTTCCCTATCAATTGCTTATTACTCTGAGAGgacttgaaaacatttttccgCTAGAATAAAACACCTGCACCTTTTCCTGCATCTAGGAGtagttctgctttttgttctttcttgtaCCTTTGCCAATAGCATTTGCACAGAAGAGGAACCCCAAACTACAATGTGTCGCCTTACTCCTCCATTTCACACACTACCCTTTCCCTGTAGTGAAGATGTCATCTTTAACTACTGTTTAAAGCAATCATAAGGCAAATTATGGGGATGAGGAAAGATTTGCTATCAGCGCTCTTTGTTATCCCGAAGTATTCAGCATCTTACATGAAAATCGCCTGGAGGCATGGAAGAGCGTGTTCAGTTCCAGCTCCAATTTGTACAATCTGAAAAAGGGAGATCACTTATTTTTCTCGTAATTTGCATTACTACCCTATGAAAGCATCTTAATCCTCTTAGCATTTATATTAGACGCACCGACAAAAGCAAAGTACAAGCATTTAATACGACACTGCCACTCCCCGGCCCGCTTTCAACCTATTTTGATGCACTAGACGCAATAATGACCTTGCAAAAGTATTTTGAGTGATGTAAAAGTCCATATTTAAAAACCTTGTCATAACAGTTTCTTAACGGCCACGTATTCTCTATGGGTCTATCTTGAATCCAGTACACTTTTAATTAGTGGTTTTGATTATGGAAAGTACAGAACGCTTTTAAATGCGTGACAGCAAAGTGCCAAACAACATCAAATTGAGAGGGGCTATGAGAGTACAAAATTTGAATGAAACTAGCATTCAGAATcaatctgaaaaacatttgagaaaaaggaagatgcaGTTCAGTACCTCAAGTTCAATATCTATGCTTAAATGCCGAATCAGAATGGGCAAATCTAAAGGCAGTTGCAACTACTTGCATAATATACTTATCTACAGGCAGACTGGAGAATAAAATCCAGTTCAAAATGCAGATTTCAGGTGAAAGCAACTGGCCATGTCTAGGTAACAATGGGTTCTAAACTAGCTATGCACCTAATCAAGAGAAGTCATGGAGTCACAACGGTACCCTTAGCGTAGCCACTCTTTGCTCAGCAGTTTTGAGAAGACACACAGGCTGCCAGGACTTAGCAGGAAAAGTAAGAGTAATGTTAATAATGGTGCATGGAGGGAAAAGAGTTGCTATTAAGTCTCCCAACACAAGGCCCAAGGACCGTTCAGTTGcagatgcagaaaagcagagacaaTGACGTTAAACCATCGCACACAAACCGCGGAACTCACTGGCGTCCGGATGCTGTGGGAGCTCAAAGCGGCCTGAAAAAGGAACCGGGCAAATTCAGGTGGGACAGGACTACCGAAGCTCCTTGAGGAGGAGTCCAAGGAAAGGAGTATTTCTGTCTCCCTACACTCTCCTGTAAGCACCTGGCCTAGCTACAGGTGGAGGCAATTTGTACCTCAGATTAACGCCATACAGCAGTTcccaagaaaagcagagaaacagagtGCTTCCGAGAGCTGTGCTACAACCATTTACCCCGCACCGTTCAAACACCAGACCAAGCAAGCACTTGTAAGGCACACCCGAAGCATCTATTCGTCCTGACTGGGAGACGGTGGAAGCAGACACACGACCACGGGCCTTTAAAGGACCAAGTTTCTCAAGAGACACAAATGCGAGCGCTCTGTGCCCACGGGACTGTTGCTCCGACGCTCAGAGCAAGAggtgccctgccagccctcacACCCCGCTTCCCACAGCCCAGCACCACCTGTGAAGGAGCTGCTCACAGAACAACTCCATGCAAACTGCAAATTAAGTTATAGATTTTACACCTTCCTAGTAAGCGAGTAGGTTTTCGAAAGCCACAAAGAAACGCAATTCCAAAGTCCTTAAAAACAACGTACGAACATGTTTCAGTGGGTTTTTGTCGCTCGGCTGTGGGTTTATTGCTGGTAATGCTGCTAAGGGCAAAGCGCCGCTTGCAAGCGCAAGCCTCAGCCGAAGGGAGCCCCTGGACGCCTGCCGCGGAGCCTGGGCCGTCTCGGGTGGCCGGAGCCCACTCCCAGCGCCAGCCCTGCGCCGCCGGAGCCCCACGCTTGCCTGCTGGGACAGGCGGCACCGCCGGCAGCCCCACTTACCGCAACCAGGGAACAGGACGGGCCTCGGGCTGGGGTCCCCGGGCCAGGGTCCCCAGGCCGGCTCCGGCTGCGCTCTCCCGACAGCCGCCTTGGGTAGacgggggcagcgggcagggcccgGCTGCCAGCGGGGAAAGTGGGCTCAGGGGTGAGTGGGCCGCGGCTGCCGGGCCGTAGCTCCTGCCCTCTACCAGGCTCGGCCGCCTCTCGGCAGGACGCCGCAAGGCCGGCTAAGCTGCCCATGCCAAGCCCCGCtcagctccctcccctgccacccGGGGCTCCGGCAGCACCATGCAAAGCGGCCCTGGCAGGCGCCGACACCAGCTCAGCCCCTTCTCGCCCTGCAGCTGCGCTACACAAGCCGCTGCGCATCTGGGCTCCACACAGCAGCGAGCCCACCGCACGATGAAGAGTCCTTACAGGGGGGTATCACTACCTTCTTACCCCAACCTTTACAACCTCTCCAGGCGTTCCGTGCTGACCGGTGGCAGGGAAGACGTTACAGAAATCTCTGATGCCCTACAGGGCACTGAGCTATGCTGACCCCTGCAGTAACTCACCCTGACCTCTGCAGTAACAACCCTGACCCCCGCTGTAACACCCCCTGACCCCCGCCGTAACACCCCCTGACCCCCGCCGTAACACCCCCTGACCCCCCGCCGTAACACCCCCTGACCCCCCGCCGTAACACCCCCTGACCCCCCGCCATAAcacactgctgcagagctgcaggcacagTGCACGGGCAGCAGTGAACTCCTCTAACTGCTGCAGGTCTATTCCAGCTACTCCCTCATCTAAAGATACACCGATCTCCCCTACCTCCTcagctcccctctccctttgCTCACTGCCAGTTCCACCCTGGCGCCTCGGAGCGCGTTCGGATAGCTGTACCTTGCCGGCGGGCAGCCTCAGGCTTGTGGAGATGCCGGCCGGAGCTCCCAGAGCACCCAAGCGCTGCTGCTAGCAGGCACACCCACATAGCCTCTGTGCAGAAGCAAGCCACAAATAATTAAATCAGCTTCacctttaaaatttttcaaagaCGCGGCAAATACAATTTCCATAGGAAGTTGGGCTTTAGCTACAGTCTGCCAGCTCCGTTCCTTCTTTTGCTCAAAAAAGGGAAGTCGTGCACCCTGCTCCAACTGAAGTCTTCACATAACACTAATGGTTTGTTTCCTCCCTGAAACCCCTCGGGTAAGCAGGCACGTAGGGGGAAGCAGCGCCTACCTGTCGACATTCGCAGCGCCCCAGGTACTGCACAGCACGGGATTCCTGCGCTCTTGGCGAGCTAAAGACTCCCGCTAGCACCATGCACGCTAACTATGCTGAACATAATGGCTCTGTAGTTCATGTGGAACGAGATTCATAaacctcattttcctttttaattatcTGAGTCTGATGTGTGTGCCTttagctggaggaaaaaaaaaaaaaaaaaaaataatgctgacTGCTAGCCTAGCCCACGCAAGCTCTTTGATCACACTCCTGGCATCAGCAACACgttattttgttgttctgcaAAGGATTGAGACAGTATGTTCAAACCCAAGGGATACACAGGAATGCGGACTGTTCAGCCTCCTGGCAGTAAGAGGCCAGTATGTCTGTCCATACGATACTTTTACACAGTTCTAGTACGCCTATGGTATTGCTGCAGCTGGTTTTAGATAAAATACACCTTTTTCATTCAACAGATCTGCATCAGTGCCGAAATGGGGAAGCAAAGTTTTGCAGTTGGAAAGTTTTAGCATACTC
It includes:
- the SIRT1 gene encoding NAD-dependent protein deacetylase sirtuin-1 isoform X2 encodes the protein MLGTDPRTILKDLLPETIPPPELDDMTLWQIVINILSEPPKRKKRKDINTIDDAVKLLQECKKIMVLTGAGVSVSCGIPDFRSRDGIYARLAVDFPDLPDPQAMFDIEYFRKDPRPFFKFAKEIYPGQFQPSLCHKFIALMDKEGKLLRNYTQNIDTLEQVAGIQRIIQCHGSFATASCLICKYKVDCEVVRGDIFNQVVPRCPRCPPDEPLAIMKPDIVFFGENLPEQFHRAMKYDKNEVDLLIVIGSSLKVRPVALIPSSIPHEVPQILINREPLPHLHFDVELLGDCDVIINELCQRLGSEYTKLCYNSVKLSEITEKPPRTHRELEIHSAELPPTPLNISEDSSSPERMTPPDTSVVSSEHPAECKVENCDPASETKGTCTEEKLQDTQTSPENPENPSSELMNSETMKENGSNNGENKEKNEILKKCWVNRSAKEQISKRLDGTQYLFLPPNRYIFHGAEVYSDSEDDIISSSSCGSSSESGSCRSQSLDVEDESEIEEFYNGIEDEDAPEREEEPGFGEDGVEQDESAADDSAYTNEAAGTDHPSNKL